Below is a window of Chelmon rostratus isolate fCheRos1 chromosome 23, fCheRos1.pri, whole genome shotgun sequence DNA.
agagagcagcGTTCGCAACAGCCGGAGGAAAACCACCACCAACACCTCGACCACAGCTGATgccacctcctcctcgtctcctccctcctcctccgcctcgGCCTCAGCGCGGGcggtgacagcagcagaggaggcttcACCTGACTCCAAGTGTCCGATCTGCCTTGACCGCTTTAACAACCTGGCGTACCTGGACCGCTGCCTGCACCGCTTCTGCTTCCCCTGCATCCAGGAGTGGTCGCACAACAAGGCCGAGTGTCCGCTCTGCAAGCAGCCCTTCGCCTCCATCCTGCACTCGGTCCGCGCCGAAGATGACTTCAAGGAGTACACGCTGCGGCCGGCGCCCGCCAACAGCAGCGTCGCTgccactgttgccatggtggCGGCGATGGCTTCAGCAGCGAGGAGCAACCACCAGATGAGGCTGATGCTGAGGAGGCACAGAGGGGCTGAAGGTGGAGAGACGACTAcaaggaggcggaggagggagaggagaggaacaggaagcggaggcagcagggtggaggagaggacggGGGTGTGGGAGTGGTACCTTGATTCTCCTCCTCTTGcactcactcctcttcctcaccaccCCGCCGTCTCGTCCATTGTtgcagaggacagtgaggagggagaagacctggaggagcagaggataAGGAGAGGGGCTGATCTGCCGGAGCGTGGGGTGATATTTGAGGGACTGACGGGACTCGGGGGGGCAGTTGCACCTGTGGCCCCCAATGACCGGGCATCGCGGCGGCTGATGACTCGTTTGGCAGCGAGGCAGCGGTTGCAGCGAGAAGGTGGAACTTTAAGGcggctgagggagagagagactgtggcCTTCCGTCGCACCCTCTACCGCAGTGGCATACGTGTCTGCGGCGTTGCCGGGGTCGGTAACCAGGGTCAACAGCAGcgtgacatcacagcagagagCTTCCGACGGAACCCCGTCAACCTTAACAGACTCCGCCCCTGGTTGCGACGGGAGCTCACAGTGCTGTACGGCGCGCACGGCTCGCTAGTCGACATCGTCCAACGCATCATCATGGCACGGCTTGCCCGTCACGGCCTGGAGGACACGCCCACAATAGAAGAAGAGCTGCGACCCTTCCTGTTGGCCCGCACCGACCACTTCCTGCATGAACTGGTCAGCTTCGCCCGCTCGCCGCTCAGCCTAGAAAACTACGACCTGCAGGCGGTGTACGAGCCGCCGGCCGCCGCCCTGGAGCTGGACGGGACAAGCAGCTCCACCGACAGCAGTTCTGTCATCGCCATTTcagagggtgaggaagaggagaggcaggcgGGAGGACGATCAGAGGAGAGGCTGCTGGCGAGGGCGGGGGGCACTCCCGACGACATCATCCAAACCGGAAGCTGCCTCAGCATGTCGGCCTGGGATGACGAGACTCCAGGCCCCTCCTACTCCACTGCTGAGCCCTCGTGTTCGCTCGCCTCACTGTCATTCATCCCCACCCCGCAGGAGGCAACcaatgaggagggaggagagaagcgggaggaggaggcagaggaggagtgtCTGATAGTTGGCTACAAGAAGCCGATAGCAGAGCGGACTCCTGAGCTGGTGCAGCTCTCCTCTGAcaccgaggaggaggaaggagagaagaacaaagtggaaaaagaggagaacacGGCTGAGAagcttcctcctctgccctccaccAGTCCTCCCCTCTCTTACCTCCCTGTGATCCCTCCTTCCACGTCAGGCGTCTACAGAGATGAACAGAACGACAAGACGAAGGACAAAGATGCAGAGGCGGTTGGATGCCGCTCACGTGCGCGCTCCTGGTCAGGCAGCTCAGAAAGAAGCAGGAACTCTGTGTGCACGCTCAGCCCGGCGACGCCTGGGGAGAGCGAGCAGCGGCGGGAGAGagacagctggagagacaggaagcagtcTGCCAGCGAGGCGgcgagggagaagaggaggaggaagaggagcaggagagggcgGGAAAGGAGCGGCGACAGGCTGAGGAAGAAGGGCACCCTGTATAACCCAAACCGCTCCATTTATCCCGCCATGATGCGTCGCCGCTCCCACTCCCCGTCGCCATTTCACTCTAGCGTGGAGTCTGGCTCGCCGCCACCGCCGCCCAGCCCGCCCAACTCCAGCTGGGAGTACCGCTGTTCCCAGATCtcccctctcacctcctctgtcccctcaccctccggctcctcctcctcctcaccgcTCTGCTCCTCCCCACGGCCGTCGTCACAGACGCCACCGACGCCCTCACTCTCCCCCGGCGACGGCAGCAAGGCTCACCACGGAGAAAAACCCGGGGGGAAGAGGAAGTACAAGAGCCGCCACCTGGACAGTGATGACAAGGACCCCACCTGGAGGCCGAGCAGCAGCCACCGCAGGGAGAgtaggagggagaggagggagaaggagaagagaaggagggggagagaggaagggaggagaagagagaggcagaagagagaCGATCACAGAGGCGGCAGCGGCGGAGACAGGTGAGGGCGGATGCTTCCTGTGACGGATTTAAAAGCCTCACCACCGCAGCTGAAGAACAGCTGCCAGTTAGCATCAAGTATTCATAAGACGAGGTCACATGACCGTTTCAATGCTGTTCGGGTGTAAGTAAGAACAACAGCGTGGTGAGAGCGGCGATCACAGAGCGCAGGTTTGACAGTCGCtcttataaaataataatgtgtcCCACTGGCTGGCTGTGTCACTGCACACCAGAGCTGCTGACTTCCGAAATATTCCAGAGCAGACAGAATTGTGCACCTTTTCAATAGAAATGTCAAAAATCAACAATTTCGAATAGAATGTGAGTGAGTTTACTCATTTAACGTTGTGTTGAACGTGGATTTGTCAGcgaatgggggggggggggggggggtgctttGAAAATCTGAGCAGACGATGTGGGCTGTGTGCAAACTTAGAGTTTAAAGTGAACAAGTGATttataaaagaaatgttttgcaatgaagaatgaatgaaaacagagtgATTAAATCTCCTCGATTAGCATATTCGATTAGGCTCCATCCCACACGGTAACAGCAAGCTGGAAGGTACTCGCAGAAGGTGTTAACTGTCTGATTTAGGCCTTATGCTGCTATCTGCAGGTtgactgaaatataaaaaacgAAAAATATATTGActgagaggatgaagagcagattttcagttttaggGTTGTTCTGTTTCTCGTGTCCTGATGGAGACGTGGTCTCTGTGCTGCGCTGCTCTGTGTGGAGCAAAGCGTTGATCTAACGGGTGTGAACGTCTTTGTTTCGTGTCTGTCCTCCAGCAGCCGGAGGTGCAGAGAAGACCGGAGTCCCAGCGTGGAGATCATCTACGAAGGCACCGCCCCCTCCAACACGACACAACCCCCCGCCCCCAAGCGGCGCAGGAAACGCCACCGCAGGACACAACACAGCAGGTACGGCGTGCAGCTGGAAGCATGTAGAATACGACAACAAACCACTTTATTATTCATCGCCGTTAACTGGCAACTTAGATCCATTACTTTAAAACATGCATGTAGTCAAAACTATTGAACAATTAGTCGTAACATAATTAATATAAATAGTTCTCACCAGTTGAGAGGTTAAAaacagccagcagggggcgaccTGCACCACCAGGAAGTGAGGAAGAAACACTTGCTCATACATTTAACAAATTCTTTGATTTTAATGGGATCTTTTTCTGCATGCTGATGATTCATAACTTTGCATTTGTACATGGTAAAAATAAGTTGCTCAGAAATAAATTCGACTCAACTGCTACACTACTCTTCCTCATTCCTTCATCAGTCATCTAatcaaaaaaaatctgtggaCTGCTATAGTTATCGAGCTGCAGAAGGTGCAGACAGGACTTGTGTAGGTAGTTTACATTGatgaatgacaaagaaaaggattaacaccacctgtctgtctctctcagttcTCCGGTTATCATCACCCTCGACAGCGACAGCAGCCACAACGATGTcaacaagaaaagcagcagcagcagcagcagtccacTCAGCAGCCAGCAGACCGTCGATTTCTCtgaccttcctcctctcccattGGTGCATTCTGCTGGAGTCAGTGCAGCCTTTCATGCAGAAATCGGGGAGCTTCCTATCGACATCCTGGACCATGGATCTGATGGGTCGGAGACAGAGCCAGCGGTCCAGTCTGAGGCTGCGGGTCCCATCGCCGTTGACAACAGTGACAACAGTGATCATGATGTGGATGTGGAAAATGTTGAGGGGAGCGGTTCGCTGCTGGGATTGGATGATGATAAAGGACCAGTGAGAAAGGCTGGTACAAAGGCAACCACTGCTGCTCATCAGAGAGAGGCCGGGACCGTGGTTGGTGGCTCTCCGCCAGCTGGAGAGAACGATGCTGCCCCCACAACAACGGATCTGGTTTACAAAAGAGATTCTGAGGTCTCAACCTCCGACAGCCATCTGCTAGCAACCATCCTCAATGACCTGAAGGGAATCACTGCACCTAAATGTGATCCGTCTTTGAACTCTGAACCCAATTGCTCATCCAGCACCAGAAAAAAGCCTTTTAGGGATCAATGTGAGGTCAATCAGGCTCATTCAAACCAGGACGACTGGTTGGCTAAAGTTAGACATCCCAGTCCCGATTTGCCTGCGGAGCGACAGTCTAATGATAGCAGAGACCAAAGTCAGAGCCTTGACTTGCCAACATTTCGTACCTCCATCCCCCCGCTACCTCCTCTTGAACGGCTGGAATGCAGGGTCAGAGAGGACGGCAGGGACCTCCCCCCGCTCCTCAAACAGGCCAGTCCTGTTAGGTCATACAACAGAAACACGCCACCgccattaaaacacaaagatgcTGGGAGTCCACACCTTTTACCCATCTCTCCCATTGATCTGCGCCCACCTCAGGCCTCTGTTGACGCTGACCCAGTTGGTGCAAATTCAAATTCTCATGTCGACCTCAATTCAAATCCCACCATCGGCCCCATTGACTCCCGTTTGGGTGCTGAGCTGCCTAAAGATAACCAGGCCATCCCTCCTATTTCAACACTGAAGAAACATTTCCGGAGCACTTTGGCTCTGAGAGGAGAACTCGCCAATACCAGCCACATTTCAGCCACTGACATACATTCTTCCTGTCGTTTAGCACCCATTGACACGCATTCAGTTGCTTCTCCTAAAGTTGCCACAGTCGGCATTCATTCCAGTCGCAAACCTTCTACTGATTCCCATTCTTTTTCTGAGTCTGAAAATAGTTCTCAAAGTGTTGATTTCTTACCAAATCTGGACTTCAATCTCTTTCATTCTTCAAAGTTGCATTCCGGACTTGATagtaaaaagcaaatatctTCTAGTCCTAGATCATCACCCATGCATCCTGTGGATTATTTATCTCCCATTGATTTCCATTCAGCCAAGACTGGCTGGTCCAAAGACAAGCCACTTAACTCTGACTCTACCTCCATAGGTTGCAGGAATAAAACTCTAAGCCCAAATTCCAGTCGAGGAGCACCCATTGACCTTCATCCTTCAAGCAGTATTTCTGCTAAAGGCACACTGGCAGGTAGTGATGTTTTCTCAGGTTCCAACTGTAACGACACATCACcccctgtttttgtttcttccatTGATTCTAGGACTCAAAATCCCGCCTCACCCATTGACCCTTACTGTTCCAGTAAGAGAGAGAGCCTGTCAGAAAAGCTGTCAACCTCTAGAGTTCGCTCGGTGTCACCAAAGGCTGCTAGCGGTGGCAGGTTGTTACCCACTGATGCGCATCCTAGAACTCCCACATCTACTGTTGACCTCCACTCTTCCAGCGCAGCTTCAGAAGGACTGACAGGCAACAAAGCATTGTCATTAGTCAGCGATGAGGACAGATTGCCTCATGGTCACCTGCTACCCATTGATATGCATTGTACAAGTCCTGTGCCAGCTGCTAAGGAACACTCTTCTAGCTTTGTCAGCGCCGTGATTGATGGACACTTGAACCACACAGCCTTATCCTCCCTGACTTTCCAAGTATCACACAGAAAGTGCAGTTCCCAGTCCAAACCTACTGTTGACTCCCACTCACAACTTCTGCACCCCAAAGACTCTGATCCAGAAGCTCGCAGCCACTTTGATTCCAGCTCCAGCCCACAGTTCCCCATTGACACCTGCTCAAAACACAATCTTCCCATTGAGTCTCAGCCACCCGTTGACTCTCATTCAAAAAACTCTAGAAACTTTCACCTGACCGCAGGCAATCACAACACGTCTTCCCCCCAGTCTGTCGAGAACCAGTGGAACTCAAACTCCTCCATTGACACCCATTCAGAGTCTTAGTCACCCATTGATGAACGTTAAGCCAGCAGCgactggaacacacacacacacacacatgcctaaAATGAGAAGACATTTACATGGTTTGCCGACttaatgtataaaatataaagaacaaactgctgattttttttacatgttttctttaatttgttTCTAAGATAATTtggtcatttaaaatgtaactCCTTCCCGCCCATTTCATCCCTGTGGCCGAGTTCACGATGCTGTTTGATGTTTCTGTATGTACGGATTGTagttaaaataattattttcagttgTGACTTTgtaggtttgttttttctgtggcTGGGATGTCAAAATTTGGATGAATTGATGTATTGGGTCACAAGTACTgatatgaaattaaaattttgatatcatttttatttagaatTTTTATACCCAGGCTAAAGCCCTGAAGTTTCTGCTCAGAAAACGGCTCAGGTCGCCATGAGCTCGTGTTTCCCAGGAAATATGAGATATCAGATGGTAGTACTGTAGTTTGGGCTCACAAGTCCAGCTCAGTGCTCTCCAAAACATCCTCTTTCCTATAAAAGTCCAGTGAAGGACTTTCTGctattcaacatttttaagaAACAATtatatgaatttttttttttactgcattaagACCATAATTAGTAAACATGACTGTGGGACTGAGTTACACACTTATGTTATAAATCGTCAGAAAAACATGGCCGCCATTAACCCAGAAACTTTTGCGATGGGTGGGGCTTAGCAGAGAAATAACCATAAGGTAATGATTTGTCCAATCATCATTAATTTTGGTACATATCTTCAGGCTGAGTTTGGGAACAGGCCTCCTGAAGCATTTTGAGGCTGGCCCATAGGGGGCACCACAAACACGTTTTGGGCTCAAGCAATTATTAATCATCTGATGTGCCAAACTGAATGGAGTATGTGGGTGTGGCCTAATTATTATCATAGTTATTGATGAGTGGTGCCAGCCCTCGTTGATGGAAGAGACTTCAGCTGCACAAAGCAAACATTCGAGGACGATTTCAGAGTGATGCTCTGATTCCTGcgtctctctctcagctgacGTAGCCCCGCCTCCTGTTTGTCAGTCAGACTGTAGCAGAAATCTAAACAGGTGGAAATCAAAGCGGTATTGAACAGAGATCGACACACCTTTGACCTGGGACAAGGGAGAAAGGGCACCATCGTTTTGTTAATGACGGAAGAACTCAGATTCAGGAGAGTCCTCAACAAGGACTTTCAGGTACAGTTtaatcctctgtgtgtgtgtgtgtgtgagacacccTTTATTCATGGTTAATGGCTCATTGATTTACATTTATAAGCCATGATTAATCATTTTCAGATCAGATTAATCAGATTATCTTTCCAGATAGAAAGAACTACGAACTCTGGATGAATTCATTGATTAGTCGATAGAACATTggtggagctgtgtgtgaatgtgtgcagggtctctctgtcttgtctttaaGTGAATCGctaacaaacaaaataacacatttattgACATCACTTTGAACATTTTACACTTTTCTATTAACTATTTTATGGTCATTGATTATCGATTAGTTGAGAAATATTAATTGGTTGCAGCTCTGATCTATTTATTGACAGCTTATTAACATTTAGAAGTCTGGACTTCGTGGCTTATTAGAAAGTGTGAAACCCACGAGCATTTATGAATGGATTACTAACATTTATAACTGCAAAATCTCCAAATAGAAGTGATGAAGACCGGCCACATGGACTCACAAGCGGGTGAAGTTTGTGTTACTCGTGTTTAGACCTGATGTGTGAAGCATTAGTAGCTGATATATCAACCATTCATAAAGCCATGAGCTACAACTTGTAAAGttaaatgcatatttcatgTATTTCCGCTGCTTTCACAGAGTTACTGAGTTATTTAgcttaaaaaatacaaaaaaattaaaataaaactcaacattACTCAGCAGCAATGTTGAGTTTTCATGACCATCAGCGTTTCCCCTGGAAACACTTTTATATCAAACAGGTTTAGGATTTTAGATGCAGTTCGTGTttctcaccactagatggcgaTGGAGCCTTCACTCAGTTCAACACTCCTCCCTggtttcctttcttctctcttttcttccacTCCATGTCCTTcactttctccttcctccttccagcttcctgtccctcctcttcccacaccctcagaagaagaaaactagGAGGGATAATGAGGCGCGAGGGAGGCTGTCCCACACTAATTAAGGCTATCAGGGTTCGATTAAATGGCTGTTAAACACACTTGCACTGTGGTCGATCAGTGCCAGGTCCTGACTCCGCCGCACTGAAGCCTCCGTCCTTTGGATCCAGGACGATGAGCTCTGCTCCGGcgtctcagcagcagctgtcctGCCTGTTTCATTTCACCGAGAACGCGGCAGAGAAAGAACCGAGTGCGGCGTGTTCATGACAGCCAGCAGAACGACGGAAGTTTGTACTGAGGGTGTTGCTGCAAGAGGTCAGTGTCATTAGGACTCATCCTCTGGGACCAAATACTGGACAGACGGCCACCCACACAGCCCTGAAACCCCGTCAACCCAAAACCTTTGTGTTCCAAAGCAGACAAACTGACATTCACGGCCACTTTGCTCAGTGATTGGTCCTTCATTCCTCACTTTTCCTGTGCACAACCACCACAACCAACACCTCAGAGGCCCTCTGAGGAGGGCCCGAAAGTGTGTCCGTCCTCTCAGGAATCGTACAGACGTggacaacaaagacacaaagagcgTTAAAGTGACCAAAGCTACGCAGCCGACAGAGTCTGAGCGCTGAGCTCATCAGAAATGAGCCAGGTGACACTTTATTAACACGTTTTCCTCGTACGTTTCCTAGAAACAATGAGGTGGTTTGAATGTGAGCTTCAGATGAAGGGTCTGATTCCTtcgtgctgtttgtttgtttagatgCGGAGTTGATTTCATGAAACCTGCTTTATTTGCAGATTTATGACACGTTATGATGAGCATCAATCAGCTGTCACAGCCGTTTGTGTCAAAATGAAAGAGCTGACAGTCTGCGGAGAGATGAGCGCCCCCCCCATCCCCTCGCGCTCTCTCAGGCCACGCCCACATTCTAGAACACTGGTGGTGGGCCATTGTTGGCactgttgccaggcaacacGGCGCACCGTCGTCAGGGACAaccagcctctctgtctttctccctctctctctctgatagcAACACCATTACTGAGATgacaagcccacacacacacacacacactcacacacacgcacacacacacacacacagcttccatcttctgcagcacactgccaggacattttcacacaaacacaaaaacatattgttaatttttatgcctgctctcactctgtctcacacacacacacacacacacacactcacacacacacacagtattgtaTGATGCAATCACCTGACATCCATATTCCTCCACCGTGTGTCGATCATACACTCACAGCTAATCTTTGAAATGCTTTATTACAATTCAGCACATGAAGAGGTCACAGAGACAGAAtacatgaggaggaggacagacacacaaaacaaacgtcctcttcctccctccccccttcaGTCTCACCCCACCCTGGGAAAAAGGAGACGTTTGGTTTAAGTTTCCACAAAGAGGCAGGGGAGCGTTTTCCTCATGAAActcaaaaaaagagacaaataaaagtAGAATAAATCGGTATTTCCAGCACGTCTGTGAGCGCAGACATTTGACATGATGACGCTGCGGCCGAACGCTCAGCGGATCGAAGCAATGATTGGGTTTCATTCTGTGAGTGACATGAGCTTTTCTCTGAATCAaacattttgacctgctggtggcgctagatgaaaagtcatcCAGAGGAGGAACTTTAAGATTCAttctctggggatcatgaatgtctgaaccaaattttgTGGCAACCGATCCATGTGGGGACGTTTCATTGCAAACTTTAACTTGCTGGTGGCCCTTtatgaaaagtcagggggtcgGGAGAGTCcccaggattcatcctctggggatcatgaatgtctgaaccaagTTTCATGAAGCCCATGCGGTATTTGTGGagataaattacattttaaaggcTCAGCATCAATGTCCTGGTTACTCTGGATAACCAAGACGAGCACGAGTCTGACCAGATGTCTGTCGGTGCCACGTTACTCAACATTCATCAGTTTAATATTACAAAACAAGACTTGTTAAGAACGTAGAAAGTGAGCTGCTTTTACACAAAAGGTCTCAagaaagttgtgttttttccgAGGATGAAGTTTTCGACTTTTGGCGTGCGAGCTAAAATTAGACCCACAGATGTGTTGGAAATGTTGTGAGTGTGGAACGGTTCGATCTGAGCTCCTTCGGTTCTGTTCAGTTCCTTTAAGTCCCAGGGTTCAGCTCAGAAGATCCAAAGGTTCCCTGTGAGCTCCCACGCCACATTTAAACTGCAGGTGAGTTCACCTGTTCAGTTTCCCGTTGGTCCTCATGTGGTACAATCTGCGTTTGACAAGAACAGAGAAACTGGTTCTGAACTCTCTTTGAGGTCCTTGTGAGGGTTTGACCCACACAGACTGTATATAGATTTATAGATACAGAGATCTGAATGTTCGGGACTGGAGGTGTGAATTTAGAGCCAATGTTCAAAGTGAAACTCCACCAATAACTTGTCTTTGTTGAATCACACAGTTCTTTGTGAGGACAGAAATTACAAACCTTCCACTATCACCTTTTAcgcaaatacaaaaatacaacaaagtgaGTTTTTCCCAGTTCATATAAAACCAACTGGAAGTATGACTGCGCCCTGAGAACTTTCCACTGAAAtccagacaaataaaaaagtCAGACATTGAACTCGGCTGAGGAGGAATTTAGTTAATACAAAAATCAGAACACCAGATTCCACGAGAAGCGGATCAGCTCTGGACCACCTAGAGAGTTAAGAAGCAGATCACGTCAACACAGCCCAGTAAAAATCGTGCCTTTTAGGTTCTCGAGGAGGAGGtagacagaagagacagataACAGTGATGTGGCATTTGTAGTCCTACTGTGGTGAAGTCGTAGTCCTTGATAACAGTCCTggatcacttcctgctgaggtCAGTTTGTACTCAACCTGTGGTAAAGGTTTTCCTTTGAGGTTAACGCGTCATCCGATTTTGGTCAAACTGTAACTGTTTGTGTGGTCCACTCGAGGCCTGAACCTTCCT
It encodes the following:
- the LOC121626485 gene encoding uncharacterized protein LOC121626485 isoform X1; this translates as MPLTVRNSARRRNKNPDEKLPERPGESTSSAQVMAPTRMKLRVRRRDNAAGGVGATAGGGQPEQEEERNRESSVRNSRRKTTTNTSTTADATSSSSPPSSSASASARAVTAAEEASPDSKCPICLDRFNNLAYLDRCLHRFCFPCIQEWSHNKAECPLCKQPFASILHSVRAEDDFKEYTLRPAPANSSVAATVAMVAAMASAARSNHQMRLMLRRHRGAEGGETTTRRRRRERRGTGSGGSRVEERTGVWEWYLDSPPLALTPLPHHPAVSSIVAEDSEEGEDLEEQRIRRGADLPERGVIFEGLTGLGGAVAPVAPNDRASRRLMTRLAARQRLQREGGTLRRLRERETVAFRRTLYRSGIRVCGVAGVGNQGQQQRDITAESFRRNPVNLNRLRPWLRRELTVLYGAHGSLVDIVQRIIMARLARHGLEDTPTIEEELRPFLLARTDHFLHELVSFARSPLSLENYDLQAVYEPPAAALELDGTSSSTDSSSVIAISEGEEEERQAGGRSEERLLARAGGTPDDIIQTGSCLSMSAWDDETPGPSYSTAEPSCSLASLSFIPTPQEATNEEGGEKREEEAEEECLIVGYKKPIAERTPELVQLSSDTEEEEGEKNKVEKEENTAEKLPPLPSTSPPLSYLPVIPPSTSGVYRDEQNDKTKDKDAEAVGCRSRARSWSGSSERSRNSVCTLSPATPGESEQRRERDSWRDRKQSASEAAREKRRRKRSRRGRERSGDRLRKKGTLYNPNRSIYPAMMRRRSHSPSPFHSSVESGSPPPPPSPPNSSWEYRCSQISPLTSSVPSPSGSSSSSPLCSSPRPSSQTPPTPSLSPGDGSKAHHGEKPGGKRKYKSRHLDSDDKDPTWRPSSSHRRESRRERREKEKRRRGREEGRRRERQKRDDHRGGSGGDSSRRCREDRSPSVEIIYEGTAPSNTTQPPAPKRRRKRHRRTQHSSSPVIITLDSDSSHNDVNKKSSSSSSSPLSSQQTVDFSDLPPLPLVHSAGVSAAFHAEIGELPIDILDHGSDGSETEPAVQSEAAGPIAVDNSDNSDHDVDVENVEGSGSLLGLDDDKGPVRKAGTKATTAAHQREAGTVVGGSPPAGENDAAPTTTDLVYKRDSEVSTSDSHLLATILNDLKGITAPKCDPSLNSEPNCSSSTRKKPFRDQCEVNQAHSNQDDWLAKVRHPSPDLPAERQSNDSRDQSQSLDLPTFRTSIPPLPPLERLECRVREDGRDLPPLLKQASPVRSYNRNTPPPLKHKDAGSPHLLPISPIDLRPPQASVDADPVGANSNSHVDLNSNPTIGPIDSRLGAELPKDNQAIPPISTLKKHFRSTLALRGELANTSHISATDIHSSCRLAPIDTHSVASPKVATVGIHSSRKPSTDSHSFSESENSSQSVDFLPNLDFNLFHSSKLHSGLDSKKQISSSPRSSPMHPVDYLSPIDFHSAKTGWSKDKPLNSDSTSIGCRNKTLSPNSSRGAPIDLHPSSSISAKGTLAGSDVFSGSNCNDTSPPVFVSSIDSRTQNPASPIDPYCSSKRESLSEKLSTSRVRSVSPKAASGGRLLPTDAHPRTPTSTVDLHSSSAASEGLTGNKALSLVSDEDRLPHGHLLPIDMHCTSPVPAAKEHSSSFVSAVIDGHLNHTALSSLTFQVSHRKCSSQSKPTVDSHSQLLHPKDSDPEARSHFDSSSSPQFPIDTCSKHNLPIESQPPVDSHSKNSRNFHLTAGNHNTSSPQSVENQWNSNSSIDTHSES
- the LOC121626485 gene encoding uncharacterized protein LOC121626485 isoform X2; amino-acid sequence: MPLTVRNSARRRNKNPDEKLPERPGESTSSAQVMAPTRMKLRVRRRDNAAGGVGATAGGGQPEQEEERNRESSVRNSRRKTTTNTSTTADATSSSSPPSSSASASARAVTAAEEASPDSKCPICLDRFNNLAYLDRCLHRFCFPCIQEWSHNKAECPLCKQPFASILHSVRAEDDFKEYTLRPAPANSSVAATVAMVAAMASAARSNHQMRLMLRRHRGAEGGETTTRRRRRERRGTGSGGSRVEERTGVWEWYLDSPPLALTPLPHHPAVSSIVAEDSEEGEDLEEQRIRRGADLPERGVIFEGLTGLGGAVAPVAPNDRASRRLMTRLAARQRLQREGGTLRRLRERETVAFRRTLYRSGIRVCGVAGVGNQGQQQRDITAESFRRNPVNLNRLRPWLRRELTVLYGAHGSLVDIVQRIIMARLARHGLEDTPTIEEELRPFLLARTDHFLHELVSFARSPLSLENYDLQAVYEPPAAALELDGTSSSTDSSSVIAISEGEEEERQAGGRSEERLLARAGGTPDDIIQTGSCLSMSAWDDETPGPSYSTAEPSCSLASLSFIPTPQEATNEEGGEKREEEAEEECLIVGYKKPIAERTPELVQLSSDTEEEEGEKNKVEKEENTAEKLPPLPSTSPPLSYLPVIPPSTSGVYRDEQNDKTKDKDAEAVGCRSRARSWSGSSERSRNSVCTLSPATPGESEQRRERDSWRDRKQSASEAAREKRRRKRSRRGRERSGDRLRKKGTLYNPNRSIYPAMMRRRSHSPSPFHSSVESGSPPPPPSPPNSSWEYRCSQISPLTSSVPSPSGSSSSSPLCSSPRPSSQTPPTPSLSPGDGSKAHHGEKPGGKRKYKSRHLDSDDKDPTWRPSSSHRRESRRERREKEKRRRGREEGRRRERQKRDDHRGGSGGDSRRCREDRSPSVEIIYEGTAPSNTTQPPAPKRRRKRHRRTQHSSSPVIITLDSDSSHNDVNKKSSSSSSSPLSSQQTVDFSDLPPLPLVHSAGVSAAFHAEIGELPIDILDHGSDGSETEPAVQSEAAGPIAVDNSDNSDHDVDVENVEGSGSLLGLDDDKGPVRKAGTKATTAAHQREAGTVVGGSPPAGENDAAPTTTDLVYKRDSEVSTSDSHLLATILNDLKGITAPKCDPSLNSEPNCSSSTRKKPFRDQCEVNQAHSNQDDWLAKVRHPSPDLPAERQSNDSRDQSQSLDLPTFRTSIPPLPPLERLECRVREDGRDLPPLLKQASPVRSYNRNTPPPLKHKDAGSPHLLPISPIDLRPPQASVDADPVGANSNSHVDLNSNPTIGPIDSRLGAELPKDNQAIPPISTLKKHFRSTLALRGELANTSHISATDIHSSCRLAPIDTHSVASPKVATVGIHSSRKPSTDSHSFSESENSSQSVDFLPNLDFNLFHSSKLHSGLDSKKQISSSPRSSPMHPVDYLSPIDFHSAKTGWSKDKPLNSDSTSIGCRNKTLSPNSSRGAPIDLHPSSSISAKGTLAGSDVFSGSNCNDTSPPVFVSSIDSRTQNPASPIDPYCSSKRESLSEKLSTSRVRSVSPKAASGGRLLPTDAHPRTPTSTVDLHSSSAASEGLTGNKALSLVSDEDRLPHGHLLPIDMHCTSPVPAAKEHSSSFVSAVIDGHLNHTALSSLTFQVSHRKCSSQSKPTVDSHSQLLHPKDSDPEARSHFDSSSSPQFPIDTCSKHNLPIESQPPVDSHSKNSRNFHLTAGNHNTSSPQSVENQWNSNSSIDTHSES